In Microbacterium soli, a single window of DNA contains:
- a CDS encoding HdeD family acid-resistance protein: MTDVSPAAKSFLSAVRTSLAVSGVIMLVLGVFILVAPTKTAVFFAGVLASYLIIQGLIYIGTGVFSRSTGGWARLGHVLLGVLYVAGGILAFVNLFAFTASLALFIAILLGITWIVDGVVALSLRGGTRSRTWTIVYAILSIIAGVVLLFSPFYIVMLWWLAGISLVVLGVLQIARAITLSRDAKLVAEELRTGPAS, encoded by the coding sequence ATGACCGACGTCTCCCCCGCGGCGAAGAGCTTCCTGTCCGCCGTGCGCACCTCCCTCGCCGTCTCCGGCGTCATCATGCTCGTCCTCGGCGTCTTCATCCTCGTCGCGCCGACGAAGACGGCCGTCTTCTTCGCCGGCGTCCTCGCCTCCTACCTCATCATCCAAGGGCTCATCTACATCGGAACCGGCGTCTTCTCCCGGAGCACGGGCGGATGGGCACGGCTGGGTCATGTCCTGCTCGGTGTGCTGTACGTCGCAGGCGGCATCCTCGCCTTCGTGAACCTGTTCGCCTTCACGGCCTCGCTCGCGCTGTTCATCGCCATCCTGCTGGGCATCACCTGGATCGTCGACGGAGTCGTGGCGCTGTCCCTGCGCGGCGGCACTCGCTCCCGGACCTGGACGATCGTCTACGCGATCCTCAGCATCATCGCCGGGGTCGTGCTGCTGTTCTCCCCGTTCTACATCGTCATGCTCTGGTGGCTCGCGGGCATCTCGCTGGTCGTGCTGGGAGTCCTGCAGATCGCCCGCGCGATCACCCTCAGCAGGGACGCGAAGCTCGTGGCCGAGGAACTGCGCACCGGCCCCGCGAGCTGA
- a CDS encoding VOC family protein produces MSITIHTAALAHIDPAESIAFYRDALGFEVRGDVGSGTMRWVTVGNPDQPDVSILLAPPATDPGVTEEERRMISEMMAKGTYGWILLSTDDLEAAFERAVSAGAEVVQEPVDQPYGARDCAFRDPAGNLVRIQQKR; encoded by the coding sequence ATGTCGATCACGATTCACACCGCCGCGCTCGCGCACATCGATCCGGCCGAGTCCATCGCGTTCTATCGCGATGCGCTGGGGTTCGAGGTGCGCGGCGATGTCGGAAGCGGGACCATGCGCTGGGTCACCGTGGGGAACCCGGACCAGCCGGACGTCTCGATCCTCCTCGCCCCGCCGGCGACCGACCCCGGCGTGACCGAGGAGGAGCGTCGTATGATCTCCGAGATGATGGCGAAGGGCACGTACGGATGGATCCTGCTGTCCACCGATGATCTTGAGGCGGCCTTCGAGCGGGCGGTGTCCGCGGGCGCCGAAGTGGTGCAGGAGCCCGTCGACCAACCGTATGGTGCACGCGACTGCGCCTTCCGCGACCCGGCCGGCAACCTCGTGAGGATTCAACAGAAGCGATGA
- a CDS encoding SPFH domain-containing protein, whose amino-acid sequence MDDSSFLPAAIAWILAIAVIIFVLVTLARSIRIIPQATAGVVERLGRYHKTLQPGLNLLVPFIDRLRPLIDMREQVVSFPPQPVITEDNLVVSIDTVVYFQVTDARAATYEIANYLGAVEQLTTTTLRNVVGGLNLEEALTSRDNINGQLRVVLDEATGKWGIRVSRVELKAIDPPVSIQDSMEKQMRAERERRATILTAEGSKQAQILEAEGERQAAILRAEGDKQAAVLRAQGEAEAIQNVFASIHEGRPDDKLLAYQYLQTLPKISESASSKLWIIPSELTDALKNFGGAFAPRQGDGTLPPSA is encoded by the coding sequence ATGGACGATTCCTCGTTCCTGCCCGCGGCGATCGCCTGGATCCTCGCGATCGCCGTCATCATCTTCGTCCTGGTCACACTCGCCCGGTCGATCCGGATCATCCCGCAGGCGACGGCGGGCGTCGTGGAGCGGCTGGGCAGGTACCACAAGACCCTGCAGCCCGGTCTGAACCTGCTGGTCCCCTTCATCGACCGGCTGCGCCCGCTCATCGACATGCGCGAGCAGGTCGTGTCGTTCCCGCCGCAGCCGGTGATCACGGAGGACAACCTCGTCGTCTCCATCGACACCGTGGTGTACTTCCAGGTGACGGATGCCAGGGCCGCGACCTACGAGATCGCCAACTACCTCGGCGCCGTGGAGCAGCTCACCACGACGACGCTGCGCAACGTCGTGGGCGGGTTGAACCTCGAAGAGGCTCTCACCAGCCGGGACAACATCAACGGTCAGCTGCGGGTGGTCCTCGACGAGGCCACCGGCAAGTGGGGCATCCGCGTGTCGCGAGTGGAGCTGAAGGCGATCGACCCGCCCGTGTCCATCCAGGACTCCATGGAGAAGCAGATGCGCGCGGAGCGCGAGCGCCGCGCGACCATCCTCACCGCGGAGGGCTCCAAGCAGGCGCAGATCCTCGAAGCCGAGGGCGAGCGGCAGGCCGCGATCCTCCGCGCTGAGGGCGACAAGCAGGCGGCCGTGCTGCGCGCACAGGGCGAGGCCGAGGCGATTCAGAACGTGTTCGCGTCGATCCACGAGGGCCGCCCCGACGACAAGCTCCTGGCGTATCAGTATCTGCAGACTCTGCCGAAGATCAGTGAGAGCGCGTCCAGCAAGCTCTGGATCATCCCCAGCGAGCTGACAGACGCCCTGAAGAACTTCGGCGGCGCATTCGCCCCCAGGCAGGGCGACGGCACCCTGCCCCCCTCGGCGTGA
- a CDS encoding glyoxalase translates to MNAIESITLEVNDLSAAEAFYTSAFQIGDRLRLVDGDSATSGFRGFTLSLVASQPADVDALLRSATDAGATVLKPVAKTLWGYGGTVQAPDGTIWKAATSAKRSSTDGALRFDSLVLLLGVEKVADSQRFYVDRGFERGRRVGNYAELGASTDAVRLALYKRSALAKDAGVPVDGSGSHRLRIHPTTGRFTDPDGFRWE, encoded by the coding sequence ATGAATGCGATCGAGAGCATCACCCTCGAGGTGAACGACCTGTCCGCCGCCGAGGCCTTCTACACCTCGGCATTCCAGATCGGCGACCGTCTCCGACTGGTCGACGGCGACTCCGCCACAAGCGGCTTCCGCGGGTTCACCCTGTCGCTCGTGGCCTCTCAGCCCGCGGACGTGGACGCGTTGCTGCGCAGCGCGACCGATGCGGGAGCCACCGTCCTCAAACCGGTGGCGAAGACGCTCTGGGGCTACGGCGGCACCGTGCAGGCCCCGGACGGCACGATCTGGAAGGCGGCGACCTCCGCGAAGCGGAGCAGCACGGACGGGGCGCTCCGCTTCGACTCGCTCGTGCTGCTGCTCGGTGTCGAGAAGGTCGCCGACTCCCAGCGCTTCTACGTCGACCGGGGATTCGAGCGGGGGAGGAGAGTCGGCAACTACGCCGAGCTCGGGGCTTCGACGGATGCCGTCCGTCTCGCCCTCTACAAGCGTTCCGCTCTCGCGAAGGACGCCGGAGTCCCCGTGGACGGCAGCGGATCGCATCGGCTGCGAATCCATCCGACGACCGGACGGTTCACGGATCCCGACGGTTTCCGCTGGGAGTGA
- a CDS encoding SGNH/GDSL hydrolase family protein, translated as MTHVRFVAIGDSFTEGVGDERPDGTVRGWADIAAQGWADATGQPVHYANLAIRGRLAWPIVEQQLEPALALRPTHLSFNGGGNDMLRPGVDVEHIADAFTRVLRRCDEEGVRLIVLSGANPSARLPLGGLVQRRGDLLSDAVLRRIEGRPDVVRALNWPDAELSRPAYWSEDRLHMNAFGHHRVAARVLDALGLEPPAAWWTAPTSAPVGPRGLAYYRRFVGPWIRRRITRTSSGDGRAAKLADWAELSPR; from the coding sequence ATGACGCATGTGCGCTTCGTCGCGATAGGGGACTCGTTCACCGAGGGAGTCGGCGACGAGCGTCCCGACGGCACGGTGCGCGGCTGGGCGGACATCGCCGCACAGGGCTGGGCGGATGCCACCGGGCAACCGGTGCATTACGCGAACCTCGCCATCCGCGGGCGTCTGGCCTGGCCGATCGTCGAGCAGCAGCTGGAGCCCGCCCTCGCCCTGAGGCCGACGCATCTGTCCTTCAACGGCGGCGGCAATGACATGCTCCGGCCCGGCGTGGACGTCGAGCACATCGCCGATGCGTTCACGCGGGTGCTGAGACGCTGCGATGAGGAGGGCGTGCGGTTGATCGTGCTCTCCGGTGCGAATCCGAGTGCGCGTCTGCCGCTGGGAGGGCTGGTGCAGCGTCGTGGAGATCTGCTGTCGGACGCCGTGCTCCGCAGGATCGAGGGGCGTCCCGACGTCGTCCGCGCGCTGAACTGGCCGGATGCGGAGCTCTCCCGGCCCGCATACTGGTCGGAGGACCGCCTGCACATGAACGCCTTCGGGCACCATCGCGTGGCCGCACGCGTGCTGGACGCTCTCGGTCTCGAGCCCCCGGCCGCGTGGTGGACGGCCCCGACGAGCGCGCCGGTCGGGCCCCGCGGGCTGGCGTACTATCGCCGGTTCGTGGGCCCGTGGATCAGACGACGGATCACCCGCACGTCATCCGGCGACGGTCGAGCGGCGAAACTCGCGGACTGGGCCGAGCTGAGCCCACGATGA
- a CDS encoding helix-turn-helix transcriptional regulator — MPDQSRDDARLRELVALRRVRDRIDREYAQPLDVESLAQGAHMSAGHLSRRFRHAYGESPYSYLMTRRVERAMMLLRRGGLSITEVCFAVGGSSLGTFSTRFTELVGVPPSVYREHGAAQTVGMPACIAKQVTRPVRNREAAGAPAL; from the coding sequence ATGCCGGATCAGTCCCGAGACGATGCTCGTCTACGCGAGCTCGTCGCGCTGCGGCGCGTGCGGGACAGGATCGACCGCGAGTACGCCCAGCCACTGGATGTGGAGTCTCTCGCGCAGGGCGCGCACATGTCCGCCGGGCATCTCAGCAGGCGCTTCAGACACGCATACGGCGAGTCCCCGTACTCGTACCTGATGACCAGGCGGGTGGAGCGGGCGATGATGCTGCTTCGCCGCGGCGGGCTGAGCATCACGGAGGTCTGCTTCGCCGTGGGCGGCTCTTCATTGGGGACGTTCAGCACGCGGTTCACCGAGCTCGTCGGCGTTCCGCCGAGCGTCTACCGCGAGCACGGCGCCGCGCAGACTGTCGGAATGCCCGCGTGCATCGCCAAGCAGGTCACCAGACCGGTCAGGAATCGAGAAGCGGCGGGTGCTCCTGCTCTCTAG
- a CDS encoding SDR family oxidoreductase, giving the protein MTQVLPAGSLDGKVALVTGSSRGIGADTVRIFAQAGADVVINFRNKAPRAEKLATQLRELGGRVLTVGADLTDPASVAAMFDSVGAEFGRLDILVLNASGGMESGMAEDYALRLNRDAQVGALKAAEPLMGEGSRVVFVTSHQAHFIRTTPTMPEYEAVATSKRAGEDALRELIPGLAQKGIGFTVVSGDMIEGTITAKLLERMNPDAIAGRRESAGKLYNVAEFAAEVAQAALDPVPADNTRLVGDVSDFAAE; this is encoded by the coding sequence ATGACCCAGGTTCTGCCCGCCGGATCCCTCGACGGCAAGGTGGCGCTCGTCACCGGTTCGTCGCGCGGGATCGGCGCCGACACCGTCCGCATCTTCGCTCAGGCCGGCGCGGACGTCGTCATCAACTTCCGCAACAAAGCGCCTCGCGCCGAGAAGCTGGCGACTCAGCTGCGTGAACTCGGCGGCCGCGTGCTCACCGTCGGCGCGGACCTCACCGATCCGGCCTCCGTGGCGGCCATGTTCGACAGCGTCGGGGCGGAGTTCGGCAGGCTCGACATCCTCGTACTGAACGCCTCGGGCGGGATGGAGTCCGGGATGGCGGAGGACTACGCGCTCAGGCTCAACAGAGACGCGCAGGTGGGGGCGCTCAAGGCCGCCGAGCCGCTGATGGGCGAGGGGTCCCGCGTCGTGTTCGTCACGAGCCACCAGGCGCACTTCATCCGCACCACGCCGACGATGCCGGAGTACGAAGCCGTCGCCACGTCGAAACGCGCGGGCGAGGACGCGCTGCGCGAGCTCATCCCGGGGTTGGCGCAGAAGGGCATCGGGTTCACCGTCGTCTCCGGGGACATGATCGAGGGGACGATCACCGCGAAGCTGCTCGAGCGCATGAATCCCGATGCCATCGCCGGTCGCCGCGAATCGGCCGGGAAGCTCTACAACGTCGCGGAGTTCGCCGCGGAGGTCGCGCAGGCCGCTCTGGATCCGGTCCCCGCCGACAACACGCGCCTGGTCGGCGACGTCTCGGACTTCGCCGCCGAATAG
- a CDS encoding excinuclease ABC subunit UvrA, which translates to MSIHAADTHDSIRVAGARENNLKDVSVVLPKRRLTVFTGVSGSGKSSLVFDTIAAESRRLIDETYSAFVQGFMPSVPRPDVDVLEGLTTAIIVGQERLGANPRSTVGTVTDANAMLRILFSRLGTPYIGGPTAFSFNIPTQKASGVMTGPHGERKIVKDAVYLGGMCPRCEGRGVVSDIDLSQVVDETRSLYDGAILVPGYTADGWMVKQFAASGFYPPDRPISEFTDRQRHMFLYGEVTKIKLNGINVTYEGLIPKITKSMLSKDLDALQPHIRRFVERVATFATCPDCDGTRLTAGARSSKIAGVSIADACRMQVTDLAEWVRGLEQDGSAPLLAALRTNLDAFVTLGLGYLSLERPSGTLSGGEAQRIKLLRHLGSALTDVTYVFDEPTIGLHPHDIQRMNGLLQELRDKGNTVLVVEHKPETIAIADHVVDLGPGAGGAGGEICFEGTVADLRSSDTLTGRHLGDRASLKESVRVPTGVIEVRGATTNNLKHVDVDIPTGVLTVVTGVAGSGKSSLIHGSVSAREGVVSIDQSPIKGSRRSNPATYTGLLDPIRKAFAKANGVKPALFSANSEGACPTCKGAGVIVTELGFMDTIETPCEDCGGKRFQAGVLEYRLAGLDITQVLDLSVSAAREFFSAGEARLPAAVAILTRLEEVGLGYMSLGQPLSTLSGGERQRVRLAIQMGEKGDVYVLDEPTTGLHLADVKQILGLLDRLVDAGRTVIVIEHHQAVMAHADWIIDIGPGAGHDGGAVVFEGTPAELVASAATLTGQHLAVYVGGRQ; encoded by the coding sequence ATGAGCATCCATGCCGCAGACACGCACGACAGCATCCGGGTCGCCGGCGCCAGGGAGAACAACCTCAAGGACGTGAGCGTCGTCCTTCCCAAGCGTCGCCTGACCGTCTTCACCGGTGTCTCAGGATCGGGGAAGAGCTCGCTGGTCTTCGACACGATCGCCGCGGAGTCGCGGCGTCTGATCGACGAGACCTACAGCGCCTTCGTGCAGGGGTTCATGCCGTCCGTTCCCCGCCCGGACGTGGACGTGTTGGAGGGTCTGACGACGGCGATCATCGTCGGGCAGGAGCGCCTCGGCGCCAACCCGCGCTCCACGGTCGGAACGGTGACGGATGCCAACGCCATGCTGCGCATCCTGTTCTCGAGGCTCGGCACGCCGTACATCGGCGGACCCACGGCGTTCTCCTTCAACATCCCGACGCAGAAGGCCAGCGGTGTGATGACCGGCCCCCATGGCGAGCGGAAGATCGTCAAGGACGCCGTGTACCTGGGCGGCATGTGTCCGCGGTGCGAGGGCAGGGGAGTGGTGTCCGACATCGACCTGTCCCAGGTCGTCGATGAGACGAGATCGCTGTACGACGGGGCGATCCTGGTCCCCGGCTACACGGCCGACGGCTGGATGGTCAAGCAGTTCGCCGCGTCGGGCTTCTACCCGCCGGATCGTCCCATCTCGGAATTCACCGACCGGCAGCGCCACATGTTCCTGTACGGCGAGGTCACGAAGATCAAGCTCAACGGGATCAACGTCACCTACGAGGGGCTCATCCCGAAGATCACGAAGTCGATGCTGTCGAAGGACCTCGACGCGCTGCAGCCGCACATCCGACGCTTCGTGGAGCGGGTCGCCACGTTCGCCACCTGTCCGGACTGCGATGGGACGCGGTTGACGGCGGGGGCTCGCTCCTCGAAGATCGCGGGGGTCAGCATCGCCGACGCCTGCCGGATGCAGGTCACCGACCTCGCGGAATGGGTGCGCGGGCTTGAACAGGACGGCTCTGCACCGCTGCTGGCGGCGCTGCGTACGAATCTGGACGCGTTCGTGACGCTGGGGCTCGGGTACCTGAGCCTGGAGCGGCCGTCGGGGACCCTGAGCGGGGGAGAGGCCCAGCGGATCAAGCTCCTCCGCCATCTGGGTTCTGCGCTCACAGATGTCACCTACGTGTTCGACGAGCCGACGATCGGTCTGCACCCGCACGACATCCAGCGCATGAACGGACTGCTGCAGGAGCTGCGCGACAAGGGGAACACGGTGCTGGTCGTCGAGCACAAGCCGGAGACGATCGCGATCGCGGATCATGTCGTCGACCTCGGACCGGGCGCGGGCGGGGCCGGGGGAGAGATCTGCTTCGAGGGGACGGTCGCGGACCTGCGATCCAGCGACACGCTCACCGGACGCCACCTCGGCGACAGGGCTTCCCTGAAGGAGTCCGTGCGCGTGCCGACCGGCGTCATCGAGGTTCGCGGCGCGACCACGAACAACCTCAAGCACGTTGACGTGGACATCCCCACGGGTGTGCTCACGGTCGTCACCGGCGTGGCAGGATCGGGGAAGAGCTCGCTGATCCACGGCTCGGTGTCCGCCCGCGAGGGCGTCGTGTCGATCGATCAGAGTCCCATCAAGGGATCACGCCGCAGCAACCCCGCGACGTACACAGGGCTGCTGGACCCGATCCGCAAGGCGTTCGCGAAGGCCAACGGCGTCAAGCCCGCGCTGTTCAGCGCCAACTCCGAGGGCGCCTGCCCCACCTGCAAGGGCGCCGGCGTGATCGTCACCGAGCTCGGGTTCATGGACACCATCGAGACGCCGTGCGAGGACTGCGGTGGCAAGCGCTTCCAGGCCGGCGTCCTCGAGTACCGGCTCGCGGGTCTCGACATCACCCAGGTGCTGGACCTCTCGGTCTCGGCGGCGCGGGAGTTCTTCTCCGCGGGCGAGGCGAGGCTGCCCGCGGCCGTTGCGATCCTCACCCGTCTGGAGGAGGTCGGGTTGGGCTACATGTCCCTCGGACAGCCCCTCTCGACGCTGTCGGGCGGCGAGCGTCAGCGTGTGCGGCTCGCGATCCAGATGGGGGAGAAAGGCGATGTGTACGTGCTCGATGAGCCGACCACGGGGCTGCATCTTGCGGATGTGAAGCAGATCCTCGGCCTGCTGGACCGCCTGGTGGATGCCGGCAGGACCGTCATCGTCATCGAGCACCATCAGGCCGTCATGGCCCATGCGGACTGGATCATCGACATCGGTCCCGGCGCCGGACACGATGGCGGCGCCGTCGTGTTCGAAGGCACGCCGGCCGAGTTGGTCGCGTCGGCCGCCACGCTGACCGGACAGCACCTGGCGGTGTACGTCGGGGGCAGGCAGTAG
- a CDS encoding formylglycine-generating enzyme family protein, translated as MRRIPAGSVHLHDARRGRRWTVELESFEIGVYPVTEELFAELLGVPARHPRRPARDLSWLRAIRFCNAASEWEGHDPAYSFDGEEVTWHVDSDGYRLPTEAEWEFACRAGSTGPHYGPLTEIAWTALDGVSEPQDVGGKLPNLNGLFDTLGNVWEWCWDLLDPARYDDYRVFRGGGFEDEAFSVRASVRRGGGPRMHHDDVGMRLARGGFDTVDAAQGWSAGEDLERGARGMPRPFGWTPRG; from the coding sequence ATGCGACGGATTCCTGCCGGTTCGGTGCACCTGCACGACGCCCGGCGCGGTCGTCGCTGGACGGTGGAGCTGGAGTCGTTCGAGATCGGCGTGTACCCGGTCACGGAGGAGCTGTTCGCCGAGTTGCTGGGCGTCCCCGCGCGTCATCCGCGGCGTCCGGCCCGTGATCTGAGTTGGCTGCGGGCGATCCGGTTCTGCAACGCCGCCTCGGAGTGGGAGGGACACGATCCGGCGTACTCGTTCGACGGTGAAGAGGTGACCTGGCATGTCGACAGCGACGGCTACCGCCTGCCGACGGAAGCCGAGTGGGAGTTCGCCTGCAGGGCGGGATCGACCGGCCCGCACTACGGGCCGCTGACGGAGATCGCCTGGACGGCGCTGGACGGGGTGTCGGAGCCGCAGGATGTGGGCGGGAAACTTCCCAACCTGAACGGACTGTTCGACACGCTCGGGAACGTGTGGGAGTGGTGCTGGGACCTGCTCGATCCGGCCCGGTACGACGATTACCGGGTGTTCCGCGGGGGAGGGTTCGAGGATGAGGCCTTCAGCGTCCGCGCGTCGGTGCGACGCGGGGGAGGCCCGCGCATGCACCATGACGACGTCGGCATGCGGCTGGCGCGCGGCGGGTTCGACACGGTCGACGCCGCCCAGGGCTGGTCCGCAGGGGAGGATCTGGAGCGCGGTGCCCGCGGAATGCCGCGACCGTTCGGATGGACTCCACGGGGCTGA
- a CDS encoding NfeD family protein: protein MDGFSAFITGLEQWAWIGWLVLIALFLVIEMMTLDFTFLMLAFGSVLGLVADLVGLPLWAQVIIAAVAAALFILFLRPPLLHRLRRGEDPTPSNMAAIIDLHGTALQDITRISGQVKLSNGDTWTARSIDGAPISEGSRVAVAEIIGATAVVRPVND from the coding sequence ATGGACGGTTTCTCGGCATTCATCACGGGCCTCGAACAGTGGGCGTGGATCGGCTGGCTGGTGCTCATCGCGCTGTTCCTCGTCATCGAGATGATGACGCTCGATTTCACCTTTCTCATGCTCGCGTTCGGCAGCGTCCTCGGTCTCGTCGCCGACCTCGTGGGCCTTCCGCTGTGGGCGCAGGTGATCATCGCCGCCGTCGCGGCGGCCCTGTTCATCCTCTTCCTGCGCCCGCCTCTCCTGCATCGGCTCCGTCGCGGCGAGGATCCGACCCCGTCGAACATGGCCGCGATCATCGATCTGCACGGTACGGCTCTGCAGGACATCACCCGCATCTCCGGCCAGGTCAAGCTCAGCAACGGCGACACCTGGACCGCCCGCAGCATCGACGGCGCACCCATCAGCGAGGGCAGTCGGGTGGCCGTCGCCGAGATCATCGGCGCGACAGCCGTCGTCCGCCCCGTCAACGATTAG
- a CDS encoding MFS transporter: protein MTATDPNRSSPGWRAWLIWIVAVAAYVLAIVNRSSLSAVGVDAAGRFHADAATLSLFAVVQLAVYGGMQIPIGVLLDRYGSRPIMVIGMLLMSVGQLVMALSPSIGVAIVARMLLGAGDAAVFPAVVRLVATWFPAQRGPIMVQLTGIAGQSGQLVALLPLAALLHSTTWTITFGSVAGLGVLFAILVWAIIRNRPPEHAEDVSVNTETGVIRVVTSSIDTGVGIRAAWAHPGTRLAFWSHFTTPFAGTAFLLLWGMPYLTEGEGLSAAAAASLVSLNVLVAMLLGPVLGELSRRVPTRRSLALVIPSIGVQVLGWLLVIFWPGAAPLWLLVVLVVCLGAGGPASMIAFDHARTHNPAHRLSTATGVTNSGGFLAALTAIFLIGLALDLQGAGTPSTYSMGAFRWAFLTQLPLWALGTTMIIIERKHTRIRIGLDPERRRRA from the coding sequence GTGACCGCCACTGATCCGAACCGTTCATCTCCCGGCTGGCGCGCTTGGCTGATCTGGATCGTCGCGGTCGCCGCGTACGTCCTCGCGATCGTCAATCGCAGCTCGCTGAGCGCGGTCGGCGTCGACGCGGCGGGACGGTTCCATGCGGACGCCGCGACGCTGTCCTTGTTCGCCGTCGTGCAGCTCGCCGTGTACGGCGGAATGCAGATCCCGATCGGGGTGCTGCTGGACCGCTACGGCTCCCGCCCCATCATGGTCATCGGCATGCTGCTGATGAGCGTCGGACAGCTTGTGATGGCCCTCTCCCCCAGCATCGGCGTCGCGATCGTCGCCCGCATGCTGCTGGGCGCGGGCGACGCTGCCGTCTTCCCCGCCGTGGTGCGCCTGGTGGCCACATGGTTTCCCGCGCAGCGCGGCCCCATCATGGTGCAGCTCACGGGAATCGCCGGGCAGAGCGGACAACTGGTGGCGCTGCTCCCCCTCGCCGCGCTCCTGCACTCCACGACGTGGACGATCACCTTCGGCAGCGTCGCAGGACTCGGAGTGCTGTTCGCGATCCTCGTGTGGGCGATCATCCGCAACCGTCCGCCCGAGCACGCCGAGGACGTCTCCGTCAACACCGAGACGGGCGTCATCCGCGTCGTGACGTCCTCCATCGACACGGGCGTGGGCATCCGGGCCGCGTGGGCGCACCCTGGCACACGGTTGGCGTTCTGGTCGCATTTCACGACACCGTTCGCAGGAACGGCCTTCCTGCTGCTGTGGGGTATGCCTTACCTGACCGAGGGCGAGGGGCTCTCGGCCGCTGCCGCGGCGAGCCTGGTCTCCTTGAACGTCCTGGTGGCGATGCTTCTCGGCCCCGTCCTCGGCGAACTCTCCCGTCGTGTTCCCACGCGGCGTTCGCTGGCCCTGGTGATCCCGAGCATCGGAGTGCAGGTGCTGGGCTGGTTGCTGGTGATCTTCTGGCCGGGCGCCGCGCCGCTGTGGCTTCTCGTGGTGCTCGTCGTCTGCCTGGGGGCAGGCGGCCCCGCGTCGATGATCGCGTTCGACCACGCTCGCACCCACAACCCCGCCCATCGGCTCAGCACCGCCACCGGCGTCACGAACTCGGGCGGGTTCCTCGCGGCGCTCACCGCGATCTTCCTGATCGGCCTCGCTCTCGACCTGCAGGGCGCCGGCACGCCGTCGACGTACTCGATGGGTGCATTCAGATGGGCGTTCCTCACGCAGCTTCCGCTGTGGGCGCTGGGCACCACGATGATCATCATCGAGCGCAAGCACACCCGCATCCGCATCGGCCTCGACCCCGAGCGGCGTCGCCGCGCCTGA
- a CDS encoding glycerophosphodiester phosphodiesterase family protein, translating into MTHPYFAGARHPRVLAHRGLLPESSADSSLWENTAGAFAAAHAAGVEYIETDCRATADGDAVLLHDPTLQRLAGDERAVAEVRTAELSRMFEDHGGLLTVADALDAFPEIRFNIDVKAAEAAEPTGRAVAAHAHRVLITSFSERNRTAALESAAYAGAALRPATAPGRSAIIRLRLLSGLRLPSARVLKGIDAIQVPERHAGVQVFTPVLVRAAHRAGVEVHVWTVDDPDAMRGLIDAGADGIVTNRADLALSTI; encoded by the coding sequence GTGACCCACCCGTACTTCGCAGGGGCACGGCATCCGCGCGTCCTCGCCCATCGCGGGCTGCTCCCCGAGTCGAGCGCGGACTCGTCGCTGTGGGAGAACACCGCAGGGGCCTTCGCGGCAGCTCACGCGGCGGGCGTCGAGTACATCGAGACGGACTGCCGGGCCACCGCCGACGGTGATGCGGTGCTCCTGCACGATCCGACGCTGCAGCGGCTGGCCGGAGACGAACGCGCCGTGGCGGAGGTGCGCACCGCGGAGCTCTCCCGGATGTTCGAGGACCATGGCGGGCTGCTGACCGTCGCAGACGCGCTCGATGCCTTCCCCGAGATCCGCTTCAACATCGACGTGAAGGCCGCCGAGGCCGCCGAGCCGACGGGCCGCGCGGTCGCCGCACACGCGCACCGAGTGCTCATCACCAGCTTCTCGGAGCGCAACAGGACGGCAGCGCTGGAATCCGCTGCGTACGCGGGAGCCGCGCTGCGCCCCGCGACCGCACCCGGCAGGTCCGCCATCATCCGTCTGCGACTGCTCTCCGGACTGCGTCTCCCCTCTGCGCGCGTGCTGAAGGGCATCGACGCCATACAGGTCCCGGAAAGGCACGCGGGCGTGCAGGTCTTCACTCCCGTCCTCGTACGCGCAGCGCACCGTGCCGGTGTCGAAGTCCACGTGTGGACCGTCGACGACCCCGACGCCATGCGCGGTCTCATCGATGCCGGCGCGGACGGCATCGTCACCAATCGTGCCGACCTGGCGCTGAGCACGATCTGA